The window TTGGTGACGGCCAGCAGCATCTCCTGCGCGGCGGCGGACACCGTCGACTGGTATTCCAGGGTGTCCTGGAACGGGCCGAAGTGCTCCTCGAACAACGGCTCGAAGCTACGGGGGTTCTCCAGGTCGTGCTGCTGGCACAGGGTGTAGCGGCCGCTGTCTTCCAGCTTGACGATGTGCTCGAGGAACGGGTTGGGCGAGGGCGCCTTGCCGTAGCCCGCCATGCCCATGACCTTGTACTCGTCGTTGTTCGGCACGAAGCCCAGGAAGCGGGTGATCGCGGAGAACAGCATGCCGATCGAGTCGTGCGCGGTGACCATCTGGTCGTCGAACAGCTTGATCTTGCCGTCGCGGATCTCGCCGACCACCGACGAGAACAGCTCGGCCCGGCCGTCGCTGATGAGGAACGCCGCGTCCGTCATGCCCGCGAAGTACCAGCCGGTGGTCGCGTGGGCCAGGTGATGGGGGACGAAGACGACCTTCTCGCGGTCCGGGGTGAAGCCGGTGCGGGCGGCGAAGTCGGCGAGGATCGCCTCTTGGCCGAGGACGTGCACGAACAGCTGGCCGATCTTGTTCAGCCTGCCCAGCTTGTCCAGGGGGGCCAGTGGCTGCATCGCGAGGTCGAACAGGGCGGCGTTGAAGACGATCTCGTTGAAGCTCCACGGGATCGCGATCAGGTCGATGTCCTCGAACTTCACGCCCGCGTGGTCGAGCACCCACTTCACCGAGTTGATCGGGAAGTCGGAGGTCTTCTTCTCCCGGTTGAGGCGCTCTTCCTCCACCGCGGCGACGAGCTCACCGTCGATCAGCAGCGACGCTCCCGCGTCGTGGCCGAGACCGTAGTGCTTCTCCTTGCCGACCGCGTCATAGTGCTCGGCGAAGACCTCAGCGCTGCGGGAGAAACCGTTGCACCCCAAAACAATCATGACCAATGTTCCTTCTCTGTCGCACTGGGTCGCGGGCACCGGAGACGGCACGGAAAGCGCCGTGCGGCAAGGAGCGACGAATTCATCGCGAAGATATGACTTCAGCGCACGTCAAATGGAGCGGCACACTCGATTCTCATTCCAGACCAGGCTACCAGCACAAAACTCGCGCCAGCAACGTGAGAACCACACTATTGCTGATGCAGTCCTCACGGCCGGCCGAGTTCGTAACCGTACACCGAGGCTGAAACATATATTTATGGATACGCGAACAAAATCCCTTTCTGACCCAATCCGCAAGGGGCCGTCATGCCTTTGGACCGCATCCTCCGCAACCTGATCACCTGGCAGCGCGCCGACGGCCCGCCGACGCCGCTGCGCGAACTGTCCATTGAGGACGCTCGCGCGCGGTACCTGGCGAACGCGGTCCGGCCGCGCCGGGGCGGCGGCCCCGCCGACACGGTCACCACCGCCGACCATACGATCGACACGGCGGACGGTTCGTCGATCCGGGCGAGGGTGTACCGCCCGGACACCGAGCCGACCATGTCGATCACCTTCCTGCACGGCGGCGGCTGGGTCGTCGGCGACCTCGACAGCCACGACTGGGCCGTGCGCGCCCTGGCCGCGGCGCTGGGTGCGGTCGTGATCTCCGCGGACTACCGGCGTGCGCCGGAGTTTCCATACCCGGTCCCGCTCCACGACGCGATCGCCGCCGCACGGTGGACCGCCCGGGAGTTCCCGGGTCTCCCGCACGTCCTCGCGGGCGACAGCGCGGGCGCGCACCTGTCGGTCGGTGTGGCGCTCGACGCGCGCGACAACGGCGGCCCCCGATTCGCGGCGATGCTGCTGCTCTACCCGCCGACGGACCCGAGCCTGCGGCTGGCCGCGGCGTGCGAGTACCCCGAGGGGTACTTGCTGTCCGTCGACGACATGGCCCACCACTACGACCTCTACGTTCCCGACCCGGCCAGGCGCGGCGACCCCGCGGTCGACCTCCTGAACGCGGACCTGCGCGACCTGCCTCCCGCGGTGGTGGCCACGGCGGAGTTCGACCCGTTGCGTGACGAAGGAATCGCCTTCGCCGAGCGGTTGGCCGCCGCGGGCGTGCCCGCCAGGCAGGTGCCCGGCCCGGGACTGGTGCACGGCTACTTCCTGATGCAGGACCTCGTGCCCGCCGCGGCGAAGTGCGCCAATGGCGTACTCGACGAGCTGGCCGCGATGCTGGCCGCGCCGCGCGACGCCGTGGCCGCCGGGCGAGTCGACCCGGTCCCGGGCCACTGACCCGCGAACCCGGGGGGCGCTCCGGCTGGAACGCCCCCCGGTTCGGGTGGCCGTCACACGCCCGCAGGTTCCCGGCGCCGCGCCTGAAGCGCTTCCACCACCCAGGGTTCGTAGTCGGCGTAGACGGCTGTCAGCTCGTCGGCCAGGAGCATTCTGCGCATCGTCGCCCGCTGGATCTTGCCGCTCGTGGTCCGGCGCACCACCGCCCGCCGCAGCAGGCCGATGCCGTCGACCGGGACGCCGAACTCGCCGACGACCGTCGCGCGGATCTGCTCCGCGAGGACGCGCAGGCGGTCGGCGGTCGGCCGCCCGCTGATCTCATGGGTGACGATCAGGGCGTCCGTCGCGGCGTCGGCCTCGCCGAGCGGCACGCTGAACACGGCGCCGACCGAGCCGAGTTCGGGGTGGCGCGCCCGCAGTGTCCGCTCGATGTCCTGGGGAGAGAACTTGCGCCCGGCCACGGTCACCAGTTCGACGCAGCGGCCGGTCACGTAGACCTCGCCGTCGTGCACGGTGCCGAGGTCGCCGGTGCGCAGGTAGCCGTCCGTCGTCCAGGCGAACGCGTTGGCCGTGTTGTCGTTCCAGTACCCGGTGGCGAGGCTGCCGCCGCGCAGGCAGATCTCGCCGATCGACCCGGGCGGCAGTGGCTCGGCGGTCGTCGGGTCGATGATCACGACGTCGAAGGTGTGCGGTGTCCCGCAGCTGACCATCCCGACCCCACCGTCGGCACCGTCGGCGGCGACGAAGCGCTGCTGCTCGAGCAGCTCGGAGTCCACTGTGGTCACCTTGGGCGGGCGGAACGCGTCGCCCGAGACGTAGACCGTGGCTTCGGCCATGCCGTAGCACGTGGTCAGCACGTCCTCGCGCAGCCCGGCGGGCGCGAAGCGCTCGATGAATCCGTCGAGCGTGGCGGGCCGCACAGGTTCCGCGCCGATCGCCGAGAACCGCCACCTGGACAGGTCCAGTTCGGCGAGCTGGTCATCGGTGATCCGGTCGCGAACCAGGTCGTAGGCGAAGCTGGGTCCCGCGGACGAGTGGATGCCGTACTTGTCGATCAGCCGCAGCCACTGGTGCGGGCGCTTGAGGAACGACGCGGGGCGCATCAGCACGCAGCAGGTGCCGACAAGCAGGGCGGGAACGAGCTGACCGAGCAAACCCATGTCGTGGTAGAGCGGCAGCCACCCACCCAGCCGCGTCTCGCGGGTCAGCCTGCACATGACGCGCTGGTTTTCCACGTTGTGCAGGAGGTTGCCGTGGCTGAGCATCGCGCCCTTCGGCGCGCCGGTGGTGCCCGAGGTGTACTGCAGCATCGCGAGCGCCGACCGGTCGAGTTCCTGCGGCTGCCACGCGCCCGGGTCCGGCAGGTCGACGCCGTCGGTCGCGACCACCGGTGTCGTGAGGCCCTCGGCATCGGCCCAGTCCGCGACGGCCGCGAGGTTCTCGGAGTCGGTGAGGATGGCGCACACGCCCGCGTTCTCCGCGATGCCCTGCACCCGCGACCGCTCCTCGCGATAGCGGCCGGGCAGCGGGGCGGGCACGGCGGCCATTCCCGCGTAGAGGCAGCCGACCAAGGCTGCGACGAAATCGACCCCGGTCGGATAAAGCAGCAGGAGCCGCTCCCCCACCGGGTACCTCGCGCGCAGCCACGCGCCGACCTTCCTCGCCTCGGCGTCGAGTCGGGCATATGTCCACCGGGTGTCGTCGTCGGCGTCCACGTCGGGCACGACGATCACCGCCAGGTCGTCAGGTGCCGCGCGAACGTGATCTCGAATCACCGCGGCGACGCTTGAGGCGTTCTGTAAATCGACCATGGAGCTGGTTTCTCCTTCTGCCGCGCGCAGGGCTGGGCGACTCCGCGAGAAGCAACGGTCAGGCACTTCCGGGATCGCTCCATTGACAGATGGCGCGAACGGGTTGGGTACGCCATTGGATCCGCCCACCAGATCAGGGAGCGGCGGAGAGCAGGTCAATCCTCGCGTTCCAAAGCCGCGCAGGGGATATGCATTGGAGGCTAGCACGAACGTGCTTAACCATCCTCAAGCCGATCGACAAAGGTGCGAATCGCGCGGAGGCGCATTAGGAACGCATCGGTAACAATTACCGACGCAGCAGGCCGGGTGGAACGTGGACATAGACCACCCGCCGAACGCAAGCAGTTGATATCGAAGTCTCAACACGCGGGCAGAAGTTGCGAAACCGATCGCGCTCGCGATAGCGTGAGACATAGCCAATACTCGACATCTGAGAAATCCGTGGGGATGAGCCCATGGCGCATCCCCGCACCTGCGGGCCACCGTCCGTGCACCGTCCGGCAACTGGTCAAGGGATTCGCTGCCCGCACGCGCGGGCAGCGAATCCCTGAAACCACACCGTGCGGTGCACGATCGGGAAATCAGCGACCGGGAGGTCGACGCCAGGTCATGCCCGGCGGCAATGCGTATTCAGCGAATAGCAAGCTCAGATCCAATACGAAGCCCTGGCGATCCGCAGCGCGTCTATACGGTTGCGGGCGCCCAGCTTCGCCACCACCGACGAAAGGTAATTGCGGACCGTCCCCTCGGACAGGTGCAAGCGCGCCGCTATCTCGACCACGGCGTCGCCTCGGGCCACATATTCGAGTACGGACAGTTCCCTGAGCGTCAGTGGACAGTTCTCATTGCCGAGCGCGGCGACGGTGAGTTCCGCGTCGAAAACCCGTTCGCCCTGGTGCACCCGGTGGATCGCGTCGAAAAACCGGCGGGGCGGCGCGCTGCGTCGCACCATCCCGTTGACCCCACCGGTGAAGGCCTGGCGCACGACCGACCGGGTGAACGCGGTCGCCAGCAGCAAACTGCGACACCCGGGCAGTGCCGCGACCTTCTCGGCGACGGCCATGACGCCGTCGTCCGCGCCTTCAAAGCTGACTATCACGACGTCCGGCCGATGTAACTCGGCGAGTTCCAGGGCGTCGACACTGGTGTCGGACGACCCTACGACGTGGACCTCATCGCTTTGCTCGAGCAAGGCGGTCAGCGCGAAACGAGAAAGATGCACGTCGTCGGACACCATAACATTGATCCCCATCATTTTCTCCCCTGTTACGATCCCACTATTGCTCGGCACCACTCTGGGAACCGGATTCAACCGTCCGATTCCACCGAGCCCAGTCGTGCATTCATGGCCGATTTCGGCCAATCAGGCGCCGTGGCGAAACAGCAGGAAGTAGCCCCTGGTGCATAACGGTTACCACATACGATTCAACCGACTCCGACGTTCGAGTATTCCTCTCCCCTGGGCCTGATGGCGGACGGCAACCAGCCGGTCCATCAGGCGCGCTTCCCTGTGGTGACCCCTACCCCAGTCGCGTGAGCACTCTCGAAGTGGGAGGCCGATGGGCTGCCGAGAAAATGGACATTTCGGCGAAAACAGTCGCCGAAGTCAATACACCTCGGATACGCTCCGTGCGAACGCGCACGTGTCATCAACCCTCACCCCCACGAACTCCATCATGCCAAAAAGTGTG is drawn from Actinokineospora alba and contains these coding sequences:
- a CDS encoding carbamoyltransferase family protein, with amino-acid sequence MIVLGCNGFSRSAEVFAEHYDAVGKEKHYGLGHDAGASLLIDGELVAAVEEERLNREKKTSDFPINSVKWVLDHAGVKFEDIDLIAIPWSFNEIVFNAALFDLAMQPLAPLDKLGRLNKIGQLFVHVLGQEAILADFAARTGFTPDREKVVFVPHHLAHATTGWYFAGMTDAAFLISDGRAELFSSVVGEIRDGKIKLFDDQMVTAHDSIGMLFSAITRFLGFVPNNDEYKVMGMAGYGKAPSPNPFLEHIVKLEDSGRYTLCQQHDLENPRSFEPLFEEHFGPFQDTLEYQSTVSAAAQEMLLAVTNHQLRALESKTDLPHLLFEGGVALNCLNNTPLLEESRFEDMSVSFGASDTGIAIGAAVYAWVNDPAAEGKVKAPESVTPYLGPEYDEEAIEATLREFTGKVEWTKLTDDEVVDRVAKLLTEKVIVGYFEGRMEHGPRALGHRSILANPSFSDIKDVINLRVKHREPFRPFAPLVLESDAAKVFELGKKKSSPHMTFVFPVKEEYREKIQGAVHVDGTSRIQTLTDEETPRLAALLRQFTSLTGVPCLINTSFNVAGEPIVCAPADAVNCFLGTEIDYLLLGNHLVTKVAKTA
- a CDS encoding alpha/beta hydrolase, translating into MPLDRILRNLITWQRADGPPTPLRELSIEDARARYLANAVRPRRGGGPADTVTTADHTIDTADGSSIRARVYRPDTEPTMSITFLHGGGWVVGDLDSHDWAVRALAAALGAVVISADYRRAPEFPYPVPLHDAIAAARWTAREFPGLPHVLAGDSAGAHLSVGVALDARDNGGPRFAAMLLLYPPTDPSLRLAAACEYPEGYLLSVDDMAHHYDLYVPDPARRGDPAVDLLNADLRDLPPAVVATAEFDPLRDEGIAFAERLAAAGVPARQVPGPGLVHGYFLMQDLVPAAAKCANGVLDELAAMLAAPRDAVAAGRVDPVPGH
- a CDS encoding fatty acyl-AMP ligase → MVDLQNASSVAAVIRDHVRAAPDDLAVIVVPDVDADDDTRWTYARLDAEARKVGAWLRARYPVGERLLLLYPTGVDFVAALVGCLYAGMAAVPAPLPGRYREERSRVQGIAENAGVCAILTDSENLAAVADWADAEGLTTPVVATDGVDLPDPGAWQPQELDRSALAMLQYTSGTTGAPKGAMLSHGNLLHNVENQRVMCRLTRETRLGGWLPLYHDMGLLGQLVPALLVGTCCVLMRPASFLKRPHQWLRLIDKYGIHSSAGPSFAYDLVRDRITDDQLAELDLSRWRFSAIGAEPVRPATLDGFIERFAPAGLREDVLTTCYGMAEATVYVSGDAFRPPKVTTVDSELLEQQRFVAADGADGGVGMVSCGTPHTFDVVIIDPTTAEPLPPGSIGEICLRGGSLATGYWNDNTANAFAWTTDGYLRTGDLGTVHDGEVYVTGRCVELVTVAGRKFSPQDIERTLRARHPELGSVGAVFSVPLGEADAATDALIVTHEISGRPTADRLRVLAEQIRATVVGEFGVPVDGIGLLRRAVVRRTTSGKIQRATMRRMLLADELTAVYADYEPWVVEALQARRREPAGV
- a CDS encoding response regulator transcription factor, with protein sequence MVSDDVHLSRFALTALLEQSDEVHVVGSSDTSVDALELAELHRPDVVIVSFEGADDGVMAVAEKVAALPGCRSLLLATAFTRSVVRQAFTGGVNGMVRRSAPPRRFFDAIHRVHQGERVFDAELTVAALGNENCPLTLRELSVLEYVARGDAVVEIAARLHLSEGTVRNYLSSVVAKLGARNRIDALRIARASYWI